Within the Stenotrophomonas maltophilia genome, the region CACCGTCACGTATCGGCGCTGCTGGCCAGCCTCTCCATCCGGATCAAGGCGATGCTCCAGTGCGGTGGCGATCAGCACATGGCCGCCATCGGCCGTGGCTTCGACAGCGTTCGCGACCAGGTTCGCCAGGGCGGTCTGCAGCTGCAGCGCGTCGGTGCAGACCGGCGGCAGATCGTGAGCCAGTTCCGTGCCCAGCAGTGTACCCGAGGCATGCGCGCGCCGCAGGCCCGGCAAGGACTCGACGATCAGTTCGTTGACGTCCACCGGTTCACGGATCAGGGTCTGCCCGGTGCTGAAGGCAAGCAACTGGCGGGTCAACAATGCGCCGCGGTCGGTCGCCGTCTGTGCAGTGGAAAGCAGTTCGTGGGCCCGCGGATCACTGCCCACGCGCAGCGCCAGCAGATCCAGTGCGTTGCCGATGGTGGTCAACAGATTATTGAATTCATGCGAGAGCCCACGACTCAGCCGGCCGACCGTCTCGAACTGCTGGGTCTGCCGGAGTGCACGCTGTGCGTCACGCAGCAGGCGCTGCGCCTGCCATTGTTCGGTGATGTCGCGGGTGATCTTGACGTAGCCGAGCAGCTCGCCGTTCTCCAGGACCGGCTCGATCACGATGCTGGCGCGGAACGAGGCACCGTCGCGCCGGACGCGCCAGCCTTCGGCGGAGCAATGACCCTGCTGCGCGGCCAGCCGGAGCAGCCGCTGCGGCTCGCCGGCGTCGCGGTCTGCTGGCAGGTAGAAGCGTCCGAAGTGGGTCCCGATGACTTCGTCGGCTGCATACCCCTTGATGCGTTCGGCCCCGGGGTTCCAGCTGCAGACGATGCCCTCGGGATCGAGCAGATACAGCGCATGGTCCCGCACGCTGTCTATCAGCAGGCGCAGCTGTTGGGAAGTGTCCGTCAGAGCGGACCTCGTAGAAGCGGGTGCGTCCACGTGGAAATGAGCATTACCCCTGTGAGGGCCGGAAAGCTAGGCACTGCAGTGTGAAGGATGTGTGCAGGGATTGCCCGTGCCATTGGTCGTATGCGGCTGAATACGACACGGGGTACCATCACGCACTTCTTTGCCTTCTGGAATCGCCCCGTATGCGTCCCGGTGCAACCTCGCGCGACCGCTGGATATGGATGACTGCCGCCGCATTGCTGGCCGCAACCATCGCGTTGGAACTTGTCGTGCCTCTGGGTTATGCGGTGTGGCTGGCCTACTTCCTGGCCGTTGGCGTGACGGTGTTCCAGCGGAGTGCGCGCGCACCGTTCGTGGTCGCGGTGCTGGCCTGCGCGCTGCTGATGGTGGGCTATCACATTGCCCCGGCAAGCACGAATTCGGCGTTCTCGCTGGTGAACCGCACCATCGGCGGTGCGGCCTTCCTGATGATCGCGCTGATCGTGTCCCGCGCCATCCAGGCGCGCCGGCAGGCCATGCGCGCCCTGTGGCTGCAGGAGGCGGAGAACGCCGTGGCCATGAGCCTGCGGGGAGACCTGGGGCCGGAGCAGATCGCCGAGGCGGCGGCGACCAGCCTGGCCTCGCAGCTGCAGGCCGATGTCGGCGCCGTGTACCGGCTTGAGGGCGGCCGCCTGCAATTGACGGGCGGACTGGCGTTGCCGGCCGGCATGCCGGCGTCGCTGGCACTGCAGGAGGGGCTGGCCGGACAGGTCGCGCGCGACCTGCGCACCCGCCACCTGCAGGGCGATGAGGCCTCGGTACTTGAACTCCAGAGCAGCCTGGGGCGGGTTCCGGTGCGTGAGCGGATCCTTGCACCGATCACCAGTGACGGTGCCGTGGTCGGCATCGTCGAGCTGGGTCGATCCAGCGTCGGCGAACAGCGTGATCTGGACCGCGAACTGCTGGAGCGCTGTGGCGACACCATCGGCATGGCCCTGCGGGCGTCGCTGCTGCGCGCGCAGCTGGTCGTGCTGCTGGAGGAGTCGCAGCGTCAGGGAGAGGAGCTGCAGGCCCAGCAGGAAGAACTGCGCGTGGCCAACGAGGAGCTGGAAGAGCAGAGCCGCAGCCTGCTGCAGTCGCAGACCCATCTGGAACAGCAGCAGGCCGAACTGGAGCAGAGCAACGTACAGCTTGAGGAGCGCACGCACGAGCTGGAGGCGCAGAAGCAGGCCCTGCTGGTTGCGCAGAGCCAGCTGGTGCGCAACAGCAACGAGCTGGCGGCGACGTCGCGCTACAAGTCCGAGTTCCTGGCCAACATGTCGCACGAGCTGCGTACGCCGCTGAACAGCTCGTTGATCCTGGCCAAGCTGCTGGCCGACAACAAGGACGGTACGCTCACCGAAGAGCAGGTGAAGTACGCACGGGCAATCCTGTCGTCGAACAACGATCTGCTGGCGCTGATCAATGACATCCTCGACCTGTCGCGCATCGAAGCCGGGCATGTCGAACTGAGCGATGAAGTGGTCGCGGTCGACAGCGCGCTGCAGCGGCTGCGCGAGACCTTCGATCCGATCGCGCGGCAGAAGGGGCTTGCCCTGGAGATCAGCGCCGATGCGCTGGCGCCGGGTCAGCTGGTGGTGGACAGCCAGCGCCTGCAGCAGATTCTGAAGAACCTTCTGGCCAATGCACTGAAGTTCACCGAGCACGGCAAGGTCAGCCTGCAAGTGCGTCCCGGCGGCAGTGGCCGCATCCGATTCGAGGTCTGTGATACGGGCATCGGCATCGCACGCGAGCAGTTGCAGGTGATCTTCGAGGCTTTCCGCCAGGCTGATGGCAGTACCCGCCGGCGCTATGGCGGCACCGGGTTGGGCCTGTCGATCTCGCGCGACCTGGCTGCCCGCATGGGCGGCGAAATCCAGGTGGACAGCGAACCGGGGCGTGGCAGCTGCTTCGTGCTGGAGCTTCCGCTGCAGGGCGCCCCCGTGTCCGCGCCGGAGCCGGGAGCGGAGCCCGCGCGCGTGGCCACTCCGGCAGCGCGTCCGGTGGTTGCACAGATGGCGCCGACTGCGCCTGCGCCCCCGCCCGCAGCTGCCACACACGTTCCAGATGATCGTGGCCGGCGGCAGCGCATGGGACGCCTGATCCTGGCGGTGGAGGACGACGTGGCATTCGCCGAAGCGCTGGTGGTGCTGGCGCATGAACTGGACTTCGACTGCGTGGTTGCCGGCACGGCAGAGGAAGCGCTGGCGCTGGCTGCCGAACTACGGCCGAACGGCATCCTGCTCGACATCGGCCTGCCCGACGTGTCAGGTCTGAGCGTGCTGGAGCGTCTGAAGCGCAACCCGGACACGCGGCACATCCCCGTGCACGTGGTCTCGGCGATGGACCGCAGCCAGGTGGCCCGTGAGCTTGGCGCGATCGGCTATGCGATCAAGCCGACCACGCGCGAGCGGCTGGCGGCGGCCATCGAGCAGCTCGAGCAGACCAGCCAACGCGATGTCAGGCGCCTGCTGATCGTCGAGGATGACAGCGAGCTGAGGCGCAACCTGGAGCTGCTGCTGGGGCGTGATCAACTGCAGATCGTCGCCGTCGGCACACTGGCCGCAGCGCTGGAGCAGCTCAGCAGTGTCACGTTCGACTGCATGGTGATGGATCTTTCCCTGCCGGACGGCAGCGGTTACGACCTGCTTGAACACATGGCCGGCAATGATGACGTCGGCTTCCCGCCGGTGATCGTCTACACCGGACGTGCGCTCAGCCGCGAGGAAGAACAACGGCTGCGTCGTTATTCCAAGAGCATCATCATCAAGGGTGCGCGCTCTCCCGAGCGCCTGCTGGACGAGGTCACCCTGTTCCTGCACAGCGTGGAGGCGAGCCTACCCACCGATCAGCAGCGCCTGCTGCGCGAGGCGCGCCGGCGCGACACCATCCTTGATGGGCGCACCGTACTGCTGGCCGAGGATGATGTGCGCAACATCTTCGCGCTGTCGAGCGTGCTCGAGCCGCTGGGCGTCAACCTCGAGATCGCGCGCAACGGCCAGGAGGCGGTCGATCGGCTGGCGCAGCGCGAGGTGGACCTGGTGCTGATGGACATCATGATGCCGGAGAAGGATGGTCTGACGGCGATGCGCGAGATCCGGGCGCAGCGCCACCTGCAGGATCTCCCGATCATCGCGTTGACCGCAAAGGCCATGCCCGATGACCGCGAGCGTTGCCTGCAGGCCGGCGCCAACGACTACATCGCCAAGCCGATCGATGTCGACAAGCTGGTTTCGCTGTGCCGGGTGTGGTGCTCGCGTCAATGAACGAGCAGGCCTTGTTCGACCTGGAGCTGAAGGTGCTGCTGGAGGCGATCTATCAGCGCTACCACTACGATTTCCGCAGTTACGCGGTGTCGTCGCTGCGACGGCGCATGCGCCAGGCCATGCAGCGCTACGAGTGCGAGAAGCTGTCGGACCTGCAGCATCGCCTGCTCCACGAGCCGGAGCTGTTCACGCAGGCGATGCAGTTCTTCACCGTGCAGGTCTCGGAGATGTTCCGGGACCCGGCATATTTCCGTACCCTGCGCGAACAGGTGGTGCCGGTACTGCGCACCTATCCTTCGGTGAAGCTGTGGGTTGCGGGCTGCAGCACGGGCGAGGAGGTGTGGTCGTTGGCGGTGCTGCTGCACGAAGAAGGGCTGCTGGAGCGCAGCATCGTCTATGCCACCGATATCAATCCCGGCGCCCTGGTCACCGCCGAGGCCGGCGCATACCCGATCGACCGCCTGGCGCAGTTCAGCCGCAATTATCTGGCGGCGGGGGGCAGGGCGTCGTTGTCGGACTACTATTCGACGGCATATGACGGGGCCGTGTTCGACCGTCACCTGCGACGCAACATCATGTTCGCCGACCACAGCCTGGCGACGGATACGGTGTTCTCCGAAGTGCACCTGGTGTCGTGCCGGAATGTACTGATCTATTTCAACCGGGACCTGCAGGACCGGGCCGTGGGCCTGTTCCGGGAGGCGCTCGTGCACCGTGGCTTCCTCGGCCTGGGCAGCAAGGAGTCGCTGCAGTTCGGTTGCCATCACGACGCGTTCGATGTGTGTTCGCGCGAACATCGGCTGTACCGGAAGGTCGCCTGATGAATGACGCCGGTCTGCCGGAAGTGATGGTGGTCGGTGCATCCGCTGGCGGGGTCGCTGCCCTGCAGGCCATCGTGCAAGCGCTGCCGGCGGGCCTGTCGGTGCCGGTGCTGGTGGTTCTGCATGTGCCCCGTGACCGCAACAGCCGCATCGTCGAGGTGCTGGCGCCGCATTGCGCGGTGCCGGTGCGCGAGGCGGAGGACAAGCAGCCGATAGAGCGCGGTACGGTGACGTTTGCGCCGCCGGACTATCACCTGCTGGTGGAAGACCGGTCCTCGGTTGCCCTGTCGATCGATCCCCCTGTGCTGTATTCGCGTCCGGCCATCGACCCCCTGTTTGAATCGGCCGCGGCGGTGTTTGGTCCGCGCGTGCTGGCACTGCTGCTGACCGGCGCCAGCAGTGACGGCTCCGAAGGCGTGGCGGCAGTGCGCGAGGCGGGAGGTCGCGCCTGGCTGCAATGCCCCGAAGAGGCCGAAGCTTCCATGATGCCGGCCTCGGCCCTGCAGCATGCCGGCGCCGATGCGGTGCTGCCCCTTGAACTGATGTGTCGCCGCTTGAAGGAGTTGTTTTCATGAACCTGTTGCCACCGGACCCTGCGCAGGCCCAGGCCCCGGTCAACCTGTTGATCGTCGATGACGTTGCACAGAACCTGGTGGCGATGCAGGCACTGCTGCAGCGCGAGGGCGTCAACCTGCTGCTGGCCAGCTCCGGCGCCCAGGCGCTCGAACTGCTGCTCGAGCACGAGGTGGCGCTGGCGCTGCTGGATGTGCACATGCCCGAGATCGACGGCTTCACGCTGGCGGAACTGATGCGGGGCTCGCTGCGCAGCCGCGACGTGCCGATCATCTTCCTCACCGCGTCGCCGGATGATCCGGTGCGCGCGTTCAAGGGATACGAGACCGGCGCGGTGGATTTCCTGCACAAGCCGGTGGCGCCGCAGGTGATCCTCGGAAAGGTCAATGTGTTCATCGAGCTGTACCAGCAGCGGCAGCTGCTGAAGGTGCGCAACGAAGCCCTGGAGCGCGCGCTGAAGTTGAACGAGACCATGGCCGCGGTGCTTACCCACGACCTGCGGACGCCGCTGTCAGCCATCCTGCTCTGCGCGGACAAGCTCAGCCTGGAACTGCCTGCGGGCAATTCCGCTGCACAGCAGACATTGCAGCACCTGGAAGCAAGCACGCTGCGCATGGCACGGATGGTCGAGCAGCTGCTGGACTTCTCGCGCATCCGCAGCGGCGGCCTGCGATTGCAGACCACGACCTGCGACCTCGACGCCCTGGCCCGCGCGGTCATTGCGGAGGCGGGCAGTGCCCACGGACTCGAGCGGATCCGCTTCCAGGCGCAGGGCGATACCGTCCTGCAGGGCGACATGGACCGGTTGGGGCAGGTCGCATCGAATCTGATCGGCAACGCACTGACGCATGCTGGCGAAGCACATGTCCAACTGGACGGGCGTGATCCGCAGCGGGTGGTGTTGCGGGTCAGCAATGCCGGCCACATCGACGCGGCGCTGCTGCCGCGGCTGTTCGAGCCCTTCAAGGCCAGCTTCCACCAGAGCAAGGGCCTCGGCCTGGGGCTGTACATCGTCGATCAGTTCGTGCGCGCTCACGGCGGTCGATTGACCGCGCGCAACGACGCAGGGCAGGTTGTGCTGGAGGCGGCACTGCCACGGCGGTGCGGTGGACCGGACATGGCCTGAACCTGAATTCTTCAGCAAGCGGGGCGCAGCCTTATGACGGGCTCATCCGCAACTGCTACCGTGGCTGCATATCTTGCCAGGGAAGCGCTATGCCATTGCGAGCCATCGCCTACGTCAGCCAGGCGCTGCCGGATCTTTCCGCAGATCGCCTGCAGGCGCTGGTGGACGACGCCGCCCGTTTCAACAAGCTGGCTGGCGTGACCGGGGTGCTGCTGCATGATGGCGGGCGCTTCCTGCAGTACATCGAAGGGCCGCCGGATGGCATTGATTCGGTGTATGAGCGCATCCTGCAGGCCGGCAGCCATGCCGACATCGTCGAGCTGGCGCGCAGCAGGCTTGGCCAGCGCCAGTTTCCCTATTGGGCGATGCGTGTCCTGCAGGTGGAGGCGTCCATGCTGCATGGACTCACGGTGGGCGACTGGGCCGGATTCAGCCGTGCGCTGCAGGGCGACCGCGCGGCGCCGACGGCGGTGGACCTGCTCGCCGACATCGTGCAGCCGGCGCTCCACGCCGGCTGAGTCGCGGCAGGGGTGCCGGGCTTCACCGCTGTCTCACTCTGCATGCGCTGAGATTGGATCTCCAGGGCATGGAAGGGGGCGACATGGTACGGATGAAGCACACAGGGGCCGCGCTGCTGGTGGCGGCCCTGGCAGGCGCTGCAATGCCTGCCTTGGCCTGCACACGTGCGGTCTATCTGGGTGACAACGGCGATGTGATCACGGCGCGGTCGATGGACTGGAAGGTCGATGTGGCGACCAACCTGTACGTGTTGCCGCGCGGAATTGCACGGACCGGCGAGGCCGGGCCGAAGTCGTTGGCATGGACTGCACGGTACGGCAGTGTGGTGGCCACCGGCTACGACGTGTCGACCACCGATGGCATGAACGAGAAGGGGCTGGTCGCCAATCTGCTATGGCTGGTGGAATCGGAGTATCCGCAGCAGCGCGGCAGCAAGCCCGGCCTGGCCATTTCATTGTGGGCGCAGTACGTGCTGGATAATTTCGCGACAGTCGCAGAGGCCGTGGCGGCGCTGCAGCGCGAGCCGTACTCCATCGTCACCGACAAGGTGCCCGGCGAGGACCGGCAGGCGACCCTGCATCTCTCTCTGTCCGATGCCAGCGGCGACAGCGCGATCGTGGAATACATCGGTGGCCGTCAGGTCATCCATCATGATCGCCGCTACCAGGTGATGACGAATTCGCCCATCTTCGAGCATCAGCTTGCGCTCAACAGCTACTGGCAGCAGATCGGCGGCACGGTGATGCTGCCGGGCACCAACCGATCGGCCGACCGTTTTGCACGCGCGTCGTTCTACATCAATGCGATTCCCAAGGCGGAAGACCCCGTGGTGGCACTGGCCAGTGTGTTCAGTGTGATCCGCAATGTCTCGGTGCCGTACGGAATCACCACGCCGGGCGAGCCCAACATCTCGTCCACGCGCTGGCGCACCGTGGCCGACCACAAGCGACGCCTGTACTTCTTCGAGTCCGCGATGACGCCGAATACGTTCTGGGTGGACCTCAACAGGATCGACTTCGGTGGCAAGGTGCTCAAGCTGGACCTGGGCAAGGACCAGCGCAACACCTTCTCCGGCGATGCGCTGGAGCATTTCGTTCCCAGCGCACCGTTCACCTTCCTCGGTGTCGGGAGCTAGTTCGACGCCTGGGTCGCGGCCGGGTAGACCGCCTGGATCTGGCAGCTGCCGCGGGTGTACAGCGGCAGCGGCCCCAGGCCGCGCTCGTCGCCGGGCTCGAACTCGGCACTGAGGATGCGATCACCCGGATTGCCGCAGATCAGGCCGTTCTGCAGCCCGGACTGGAAGCTGACCTGAGGCGCGCGGTCCAGCTGGCGGCAACTGCCGCCCAGTTCGACGCGGTAGTAGCGGTGGCCGCCATTGCGGCGTGGATTGGTCTCCACCAGCAGCCCCTGCTGATCGGAGGACCAGGCACGGACGTTGCGGGTTGCAAAACAGTAGGCGGGCGATCCGCCGAAGCTGCGGCGCTGCTCGCGCCGCTCGCTGATGGTCACCGCAGGCAGGGTCGCGGTGCTCAGGCGGTCACTGTCACGGGCGACAGTGGCGTAGTCGCGGTTCTGCACTGGACTGACCGCGCTGACCGCGCAGCTGTGCCCGTCCACGACAACACGTTCGCTGGGGCGGCCGCAGGCCCAGCCTGCCGGCGCTTCCAGCTTCAGGGAGGTGGCGGCACGCACGTTCGGGCAGTCTTCGCTGAAGTCGATCCGGTAGGCCTGGCCGGAAGCGGCACGGACGGCGATCGAGCGCGGCGAGGCCTGCTCCACCTCCTGCACGCCCACGGCGTCGAGGCAGTGCGGTGCCGGCGCCCGGCGTTCCTGCCCGCTGGCGGTGACGGAAAGGGACAGGCCGATGCTCGCGGCCAGAGCCAGGGAAACCTGTCGATATGCCATGACCTGCACTCCTTGCTGGATAGACGGCCCGACTATAGCAGTCAATTGCACCGCCGGTGTCAGGCGCGCAGACTTGCCGAATGGGCGCCATTTTCCACCTCCGGCACTATGGCCAGGCCACCGGCCTGGATCGCCACGACTACGCGCAATGGGTGCTGCCACTGCAGGGCGAGCTGCAGTTCGAGCTGGAAGGGCGGGGCGGCCGGCTGGACCTTCTGCAGGGCGCATTCGTGGCCGCCGGCGAGGCGCATGACCAGATGGCGGAGGGTCCGAACGGTTTCGTGATCGTTGATTGCGGTCCGGATGTTCTGGACGACGACACGCAGGAGCACCTGTGCAGGCAGCGGTGGCTGCATCTGCCGCTGGCCCTGCGCCAGGGGCTGGCCGAGGTGCGGCAGGGGCAGCCGCTGCCGTTGCTGCTGCCTGCCTTGCTGAGGGTGTTTGCACCGGCAGGCAGTGGCGCGCGCATGCAGGGGCTGTGCACGGCGGTACAGGCCGACCCGGGGCAGCCCTGGCCGGTCGCGCGCATGGCGGCATTCGTCGGCGTCAGCGAAAGCCGGCTGCATGCGTTGTTCCAGCGCGAATTCGGCTTGAGTCCGCAGGCCTGGGTCAGTGCCTGCCGCCTGCGCTGGGCCAAGCACCAGCTGCGGACCAGTGCGCTGCCGATCAGCGAGATTGCGCTGGCCGCGGGGTATTCCGAACAGAGCGCATTGACCCGAGCGCTGCGCCGGGAGAGCGGCGTAACCCCTGCGGCCTGGCGGCGGGGCAGCCTCTGATCCATGGCGCTGCGGGAACGCCGCCGAGTGCGTCCGGCTCTGCCGGGACAGCAATAGCCTGGGTCAAGAGAGGTCGTCCGGTGGGCGGCTACACTGCGCGGCCTCTTCTCCCCCGAAGAATCCGCAATGCGCAACAATCCGATGGTCCTGGGCATCGCCAATGGCGTAGCCGCGGGCGCGCTGTGGGGCGTGGTGTTCCTGGCGCCTGCCGTGCTGCACACGTTCAACGCCCTGCAGCTGTCTGCCGGCCGTTATCTGGTCTATGGCCTCATCGCCGTGATCCTGCTGCTGCCGCGCTGGATGCGGCTGGCGCCGAGGCTGGGGCGCGCGGAATGGTACGCCCTGCTGTGGCTGAGCCTGGCGGGCAACCTGGTGTACTTCCTGCTGCTGGCCACGGCCGTGCAGTGGGCCGGTGGCGCTGCGGCCTCGCTGATCGTCGGCCTGATTCCGGTCGTGGTGACCCTGGTGGGCGTGCGCGAGCAGGGGGCGGTTCCCCTGAAGCAGCTGTTGCCCGCCTTGGCGCTGTGCGTGCTCGGCGTGGCCCTGGTCGGGTGGGAGGCGCTGATGTCCGAACACCTGGCGACGCCCTGGCGGCAGCGCCTGATCGGCCTGCTGTGTGCCTTCGGTGCACTGTTCTCGTGGGCGTTGTACTCGATCGGCAACAGCCGCTGGCTGGCGCGGCGCCCGGATCTGTCCAGCCATGACTGGTCGTTGCTGACGGGTGTCACCACCGGCGGGTTGTCCCTGCTGCTGGTACCGATGGCCTTCGCCGGGTCCGCCGGCAGCCATACGGCCGCACAATGGGGCGCATTCTGGGCCATCAGCGCAGGTGTCGCGGTCGTGGCGTCGATCGTGGGCAACGCATTCTGGAACCGTGCCAGCCGTCTGCTGCCGCTGACTTTGACCGGGC harbors:
- a CDS encoding two-component system sensor histidine kinase NtrB, whose amino-acid sequence is MDAPASTRSALTDTSQQLRLLIDSVRDHALYLLDPEGIVCSWNPGAERIKGYAADEVIGTHFGRFYLPADRDAGEPQRLLRLAAQQGHCSAEGWRVRRDGASFRASIVIEPVLENGELLGYVKITRDITEQWQAQRLLRDAQRALRQTQQFETVGRLSRGLSHEFNNLLTTIGNALDLLALRVGSDPRAHELLSTAQTATDRGALLTRQLLAFSTGQTLIREPVDVNELIVESLPGLRRAHASGTLLGTELAHDLPPVCTDALQLQTALANLVANAVEATADGGHVLIATALEHRLDPDGEAGQQRRYVTVSVRDQGRGMPVDVAERATEPFFTTKDIGKGSGLGLSQVFGFTTQSGGFVDVSTTPGVGTTVSLLLPALEEPAP
- a CDS encoding response regulator produces the protein MRPGATSRDRWIWMTAAALLAATIALELVVPLGYAVWLAYFLAVGVTVFQRSARAPFVVAVLACALLMVGYHIAPASTNSAFSLVNRTIGGAAFLMIALIVSRAIQARRQAMRALWLQEAENAVAMSLRGDLGPEQIAEAAATSLASQLQADVGAVYRLEGGRLQLTGGLALPAGMPASLALQEGLAGQVARDLRTRHLQGDEASVLELQSSLGRVPVRERILAPITSDGAVVGIVELGRSSVGEQRDLDRELLERCGDTIGMALRASLLRAQLVVLLEESQRQGEELQAQQEELRVANEELEEQSRSLLQSQTHLEQQQAELEQSNVQLEERTHELEAQKQALLVAQSQLVRNSNELAATSRYKSEFLANMSHELRTPLNSSLILAKLLADNKDGTLTEEQVKYARAILSSNNDLLALINDILDLSRIEAGHVELSDEVVAVDSALQRLRETFDPIARQKGLALEISADALAPGQLVVDSQRLQQILKNLLANALKFTEHGKVSLQVRPGGSGRIRFEVCDTGIGIAREQLQVIFEAFRQADGSTRRRYGGTGLGLSISRDLAARMGGEIQVDSEPGRGSCFVLELPLQGAPVSAPEPGAEPARVATPAARPVVAQMAPTAPAPPPAAATHVPDDRGRRQRMGRLILAVEDDVAFAEALVVLAHELDFDCVVAGTAEEALALAAELRPNGILLDIGLPDVSGLSVLERLKRNPDTRHIPVHVVSAMDRSQVARELGAIGYAIKPTTRERLAAAIEQLEQTSQRDVRRLLIVEDDSELRRNLELLLGRDQLQIVAVGTLAAALEQLSSVTFDCMVMDLSLPDGSGYDLLEHMAGNDDVGFPPVIVYTGRALSREEEQRLRRYSKSIIIKGARSPERLLDEVTLFLHSVEASLPTDQQRLLREARRRDTILDGRTVLLAEDDVRNIFALSSVLEPLGVNLEIARNGQEAVDRLAQREVDLVLMDIMMPEKDGLTAMREIRAQRHLQDLPIIALTAKAMPDDRERCLQAGANDYIAKPIDVDKLVSLCRVWCSRQ
- a CDS encoding CheR family methyltransferase, which encodes MNEQALFDLELKVLLEAIYQRYHYDFRSYAVSSLRRRMRQAMQRYECEKLSDLQHRLLHEPELFTQAMQFFTVQVSEMFRDPAYFRTLREQVVPVLRTYPSVKLWVAGCSTGEEVWSLAVLLHEEGLLERSIVYATDINPGALVTAEAGAYPIDRLAQFSRNYLAAGGRASLSDYYSTAYDGAVFDRHLRRNIMFADHSLATDTVFSEVHLVSCRNVLIYFNRDLQDRAVGLFREALVHRGFLGLGSKESLQFGCHHDAFDVCSREHRLYRKVA
- a CDS encoding chemotaxis protein CheB, with protein sequence MNDAGLPEVMVVGASAGGVAALQAIVQALPAGLSVPVLVVLHVPRDRNSRIVEVLAPHCAVPVREAEDKQPIERGTVTFAPPDYHLLVEDRSSVALSIDPPVLYSRPAIDPLFESAAAVFGPRVLALLLTGASSDGSEGVAAVREAGGRAWLQCPEEAEASMMPASALQHAGADAVLPLELMCRRLKELFS
- a CDS encoding hybrid sensor histidine kinase/response regulator — protein: MNLLPPDPAQAQAPVNLLIVDDVAQNLVAMQALLQREGVNLLLASSGAQALELLLEHEVALALLDVHMPEIDGFTLAELMRGSLRSRDVPIIFLTASPDDPVRAFKGYETGAVDFLHKPVAPQVILGKVNVFIELYQQRQLLKVRNEALERALKLNETMAAVLTHDLRTPLSAILLCADKLSLELPAGNSAAQQTLQHLEASTLRMARMVEQLLDFSRIRSGGLRLQTTTCDLDALARAVIAEAGSAHGLERIRFQAQGDTVLQGDMDRLGQVASNLIGNALTHAGEAHVQLDGRDPQRVVLRVSNAGHIDAALLPRLFEPFKASFHQSKGLGLGLYIVDQFVRAHGGRLTARNDAGQVVLEAALPRRCGGPDMA
- a CDS encoding BLUF domain-containing protein; translated protein: MPLRAIAYVSQALPDLSADRLQALVDDAARFNKLAGVTGVLLHDGGRFLQYIEGPPDGIDSVYERILQAGSHADIVELARSRLGQRQFPYWAMRVLQVEASMLHGLTVGDWAGFSRALQGDRAAPTAVDLLADIVQPALHAG
- a CDS encoding linear amide C-N hydrolase, which produces MVRMKHTGAALLVAALAGAAMPALACTRAVYLGDNGDVITARSMDWKVDVATNLYVLPRGIARTGEAGPKSLAWTARYGSVVATGYDVSTTDGMNEKGLVANLLWLVESEYPQQRGSKPGLAISLWAQYVLDNFATVAEAVAALQREPYSIVTDKVPGEDRQATLHLSLSDASGDSAIVEYIGGRQVIHHDRRYQVMTNSPIFEHQLALNSYWQQIGGTVMLPGTNRSADRFARASFYINAIPKAEDPVVALASVFSVIRNVSVPYGITTPGEPNISSTRWRTVADHKRRLYFFESAMTPNTFWVDLNRIDFGGKVLKLDLGKDQRNTFSGDALEHFVPSAPFTFLGVGS
- a CDS encoding DUF6491 family protein, with the protein product MAYRQVSLALAASIGLSLSVTASGQERRAPAPHCLDAVGVQEVEQASPRSIAVRAASGQAYRIDFSEDCPNVRAATSLKLEAPAGWACGRPSERVVVDGHSCAVSAVSPVQNRDYATVARDSDRLSTATLPAVTISERREQRRSFGGSPAYCFATRNVRAWSSDQQGLLVETNPRRNGGHRYYRVELGGSCRQLDRAPQVSFQSGLQNGLICGNPGDRILSAEFEPGDERGLGPLPLYTRGSCQIQAVYPAATQASN
- a CDS encoding helix-turn-helix transcriptional regulator, whose product is MGAIFHLRHYGQATGLDRHDYAQWVLPLQGELQFELEGRGGRLDLLQGAFVAAGEAHDQMAEGPNGFVIVDCGPDVLDDDTQEHLCRQRWLHLPLALRQGLAEVRQGQPLPLLLPALLRVFAPAGSGARMQGLCTAVQADPGQPWPVARMAAFVGVSESRLHALFQREFGLSPQAWVSACRLRWAKHQLRTSALPISEIALAAGYSEQSALTRALRRESGVTPAAWRRGSL
- a CDS encoding DMT family transporter is translated as MRNNPMVLGIANGVAAGALWGVVFLAPAVLHTFNALQLSAGRYLVYGLIAVILLLPRWMRLAPRLGRAEWYALLWLSLAGNLVYFLLLATAVQWAGGAAASLIVGLIPVVVTLVGVREQGAVPLKQLLPALALCVLGVALVGWEALMSEHLATPWRQRLIGLLCAFGALFSWALYSIGNSRWLARRPDLSSHDWSLLTGVTTGGLSLLLVPMAFAGSAGSHTAAQWGAFWAISAGVAVVASIVGNAFWNRASRLLPLTLTGQMIVFETLFALLYAFAWQQRWPTVLEALAIVFLVAGVMLCAHAHRAPRAIAEHAG